CGCCGGCAATGAGGTCCCGTCAATGGCAACGATCATCGATTCTGTCGAATGCCCTTCGTACAGCAGCCTGATCGCGCGCCCGAGGAAGTCGTAGAGGGCGACGCGCACCCCTTGCGGCGGCAATGTGAGCTGTAACGTGGCCTCCGTGGAAAAAGGATTTGGGTAGATGCTCCCGATCATCGGGCGGGCGGGCAATAGCCGAGGGTCCTCGATACCGACGCTGTTTTCGCTGCC
The Rhodothermales bacterium DNA segment above includes these coding regions:
- a CDS encoding T9SS type A sorting domain-containing protein; this encodes GSENSVGIEDPRLLPARPMIGSIYPNPFSTEATLQLTLPPQGVRVALYDFLGRAIRLLYEGHSTESMIVAIDGTSLPAGVYVVRVDSEASVETRLLVRRP